Proteins encoded together in one Hymenobacter monticola window:
- a CDS encoding efflux RND transporter permease subunit: MFNIFIRRPILSLVISVFLVLLGALALFTLPITQFPDIVPPSVTVTAKYTGANAEVCAKAVATPLERAINGVPGMTYMNSVSSNNGVTLITVFFKVGTDPDLAAVGVQNRVTTILDELPEEVIKAGVTTEKEVNSMLLYLNVTSDDKAVGEKFIYNFADINVLQELKRIDGVGFAEIMGSREYSMRVWLKPDRMAAYDVGTDEVVAAIRAQNVEAAPGKSGESSGADKAQSMQYVLRYTGKFFEPEEYRNIVVRANADGSVLRLREVANVEFGSLTYSMASKTDGRPSAAIMLKQRPGSNASDVIAGVKNRMAELQETSFPPGMKYSIAYDVSRFLDASIHEVLRTLVEAFLLVFVIVYLFLQDWRSTLIPALAVPVALVGTLAFMQMLGFSINLLTLFALVLAIGIVVDNAIVVVEAVHAKMQEKHLPARAATFEAMGEISSSLIAITLVMSAVFIPVSFMDGPVGVFYRQFSLTLAIAIVISGVNAVTLTPALCALMLKHTPMAEGEQPKGLMNRFFAGFNRRYDALAGRYQGLLRAVAGRRLVTLLVLAGFCAATWGVNRILPSGFIPTEDQGMVYVNVTTPAGATVERTEAVLDEVQRIASRLGPVESVSTLAGYSLVNEVAGSSYGMGMINLKAWDQREQSVAQFIAELEEKTKNIADADIQFLPPPTVPGFGNSSGFELRLLDKSGTGDLQKTAAVSQTFLTALRKDPAIGGAFTSFDPNFPQYLIHVDQDMAAKKGVTVDAAMSTLQTLMGSYYASNFIRFGQMYKVMVQAGPEYRSRPDDLLALHVKNNRGEMVPFSTFIKLERVFGPDQLTRYNMYTSAMLNGDSAPGFSSGDAITAIEKVAAKELPRGYAYEWSGMTREQILSGDQALYVFGVVLIFVYLLLAAQYESLLLPLPVLLSLPTGIFGAFLSLKLLGLENNIYAQVALVMLVGLLGKNAILIIEFAEQRRRAGASVLAAAVEGAGSRLRPILMTSFAFIAGLIPLVMASGAGALGNRSIGTAAAGGMLIGTLFGMVLIPGLYVLFASFEKVKNLDAEEIEEEKRELVAH; this comes from the coding sequence ATGTTCAATATCTTCATTCGCCGGCCGATACTCTCGCTGGTTATCTCAGTGTTTCTGGTGTTGCTGGGGGCTTTGGCGCTGTTCACGCTGCCCATCACGCAGTTTCCGGACATCGTGCCGCCTTCGGTAACGGTGACGGCCAAGTACACCGGCGCCAACGCCGAGGTGTGCGCCAAGGCCGTGGCCACGCCGCTGGAGCGCGCCATCAACGGTGTGCCGGGCATGACCTATATGAACTCGGTGAGCTCCAACAACGGCGTGACGCTCATCACCGTGTTTTTCAAGGTGGGCACCGACCCGGACCTGGCCGCCGTGGGCGTGCAAAACCGCGTGACGACCATTCTGGACGAATTGCCGGAGGAAGTTATCAAGGCCGGCGTGACAACCGAGAAGGAGGTAAACTCCATGCTGCTCTACCTCAACGTGACGAGCGACGACAAGGCGGTGGGCGAGAAGTTCATCTACAACTTCGCCGACATCAACGTGTTGCAGGAACTTAAGCGCATTGACGGCGTGGGCTTTGCCGAAATCATGGGCTCGCGCGAGTACTCGATGCGGGTGTGGCTCAAGCCCGACCGGATGGCGGCCTACGACGTGGGTACGGACGAGGTGGTGGCGGCCATTCGGGCGCAGAACGTGGAGGCGGCGCCGGGCAAATCGGGCGAAAGCTCGGGGGCCGACAAGGCGCAGTCGATGCAGTATGTGCTGCGCTACACGGGCAAGTTTTTCGAGCCCGAGGAGTACCGCAACATCGTGGTGCGGGCCAACGCCGACGGCTCGGTGCTGCGCCTGCGCGAGGTGGCCAACGTGGAATTCGGCTCGCTCACTTACAGCATGGCTTCCAAGACCGACGGCCGGCCTTCGGCGGCCATCATGCTCAAGCAGCGCCCCGGCTCCAACGCCTCCGACGTGATTGCCGGCGTGAAAAATCGCATGGCGGAGCTGCAGGAAACGAGCTTTCCGCCCGGCATGAAGTACAGCATCGCCTACGACGTGTCGCGCTTCCTCGACGCATCCATTCACGAGGTGCTGCGGACGCTGGTGGAAGCTTTTTTACTCGTTTTCGTGATTGTGTACCTGTTTTTGCAGGACTGGCGCTCGACGCTGATTCCGGCGCTGGCGGTGCCGGTGGCACTGGTGGGCACGCTGGCCTTTATGCAGATGCTGGGCTTTTCGATTAACCTGCTCACGCTGTTTGCGCTGGTGCTGGCCATTGGCATTGTGGTCGATAACGCCATAGTGGTGGTGGAAGCGGTGCACGCCAAGATGCAGGAAAAGCACCTACCCGCCCGCGCCGCCACCTTCGAGGCCATGGGCGAAATCAGCTCCTCGCTCATTGCCATCACGCTGGTGATGTCGGCCGTGTTCATCCCGGTTTCCTTCATGGACGGGCCGGTGGGCGTATTCTACCGGCAGTTTTCGCTCACCCTGGCCATTGCCATTGTGATTTCGGGCGTGAACGCCGTGACTTTGACGCCGGCCCTGTGCGCGCTCATGCTCAAGCACACGCCGATGGCGGAAGGCGAACAGCCCAAGGGGCTGATGAACCGCTTTTTTGCGGGCTTCAACCGGCGCTACGACGCGCTGGCGGGGCGCTACCAGGGCCTGCTGCGGGCTGTGGCCGGCCGGCGCCTGGTGACGCTGCTGGTACTGGCGGGCTTCTGCGCGGCCACCTGGGGCGTGAACCGGATTTTGCCTTCGGGCTTCATCCCAACCGAGGACCAGGGCATGGTGTATGTGAACGTGACCACGCCGGCCGGCGCCACCGTGGAGCGCACCGAGGCCGTGTTGGATGAGGTGCAGCGCATTGCCAGTCGGCTCGGGCCGGTGGAATCGGTATCGACCCTGGCCGGCTACAGCTTGGTGAACGAGGTGGCCGGCTCCAGCTACGGCATGGGCATGATTAACCTCAAGGCCTGGGACCAGCGTGAGCAGTCGGTGGCCCAGTTCATTGCTGAATTGGAGGAGAAAACCAAAAACATTGCCGACGCCGACATTCAGTTTCTGCCGCCGCCCACGGTGCCGGGCTTCGGCAACAGCAGCGGCTTTGAGCTGCGGCTGCTGGATAAGTCGGGCACCGGCGACTTGCAGAAAACGGCGGCCGTGTCGCAGACGTTTCTCACCGCCTTGCGGAAGGACCCGGCCATCGGCGGGGCCTTCACCTCCTTCGACCCCAACTTCCCGCAGTACCTCATCCACGTCGACCAGGACATGGCGGCCAAGAAAGGCGTGACCGTGGATGCGGCCATGAGCACGCTGCAAACGCTGATGGGCAGCTACTACGCCTCCAACTTCATCCGCTTCGGGCAGATGTACAAGGTGATGGTGCAGGCCGGCCCCGAGTACCGCAGCCGCCCCGACGACCTGCTGGCCCTGCACGTGAAAAACAACCGGGGCGAGATGGTGCCTTTCTCCACCTTCATCAAGCTGGAGCGCGTGTTCGGCCCCGACCAGCTCACGCGCTACAACATGTACACCTCGGCCATGCTCAACGGCGACTCGGCCCCCGGCTTCTCCTCGGGCGACGCCATCACGGCCATCGAAAAGGTGGCCGCCAAGGAGCTGCCGCGCGGCTACGCCTACGAATGGAGCGGCATGACGCGCGAGCAAATTCTGAGCGGCGACCAGGCCCTGTACGTGTTCGGTGTGGTGCTCATTTTCGTGTACCTGCTGCTGGCGGCGCAGTACGAAAGCCTGCTGCTGCCGCTGCCCGTGCTGCTGAGCTTGCCCACCGGCATATTCGGCGCCTTTCTCAGCCTCAAGCTCCTGGGCCTCGAAAATAACATCTACGCCCAGGTGGCGCTGGTAATGCTGGTGGGCCTCTTGGGCAAAAACGCCATCCTCATCATCGAGTTTGCTGAGCAGCGGCGCCGGGCCGGGGCCAGCGTGCTGGCGGCGGCCGTGGAAGGGGCCGGCTCGCGCCTGCGCCCCATCTTGATGACCTCCTTCGCCTTCATCGCCGGCCTGATTCCGCTGGTGATGGCCAGCGGCGCCGGTGCCTTGGGCAACCGCTCCATCGGCACGGCCGCGGCGGGCGGCATGCTCATCGGCACGCTGTTCGGCATGGTGCTGATTCCGGGGCTGTACGTGCTGTTTGCCTCGTTTGAAAAAGTGAAGAACCTGGACGCCGAAGAGATAGAAGAGGAAAAGCGGGAGCTGGTGGCGCATTGA
- a CDS encoding efflux RND transporter periplasmic adaptor subunit has protein sequence MPLRQCGIWGGALAVLLAAGLSACSGEADGKSQDKAAAPEVLPVVALKTTEQELFQDYVADVQAVRNVEVRAQVAGFLEEIFVDEGRPVKKGQPLFRLNASAHQNRLSQAQAALAGAQAQASAARLERERVRLLVQENIIAKTELALTNSKVKDAEARVAEARAGAAAARLSLGYTLVRAPFDGIIDRIPLKRGSVVEEGTLLTTVSDLHEVYAYFNVGEGEYLQYVKARERHPDRHSDSVRLTLADGSAYPLAGRIETTESEFNPNTGSLAFRARFANPQRMLKHGASGRVRLTTTLPAALLLPQKSVFEIQDKNYVYVVDGQGMVHMRNFQPQARTGDFYVVKQGLKPGERVVYEGAASLKDGQRISPRPVTLDSLLAAR, from the coding sequence GTGCCTTTGCGCCAATGTGGCATCTGGGGCGGCGCGTTGGCCGTGCTGCTGGCGGCTGGCCTCAGCGCCTGCTCGGGCGAGGCCGATGGCAAAAGCCAGGACAAGGCCGCCGCCCCGGAAGTGCTGCCTGTGGTGGCGCTCAAAACCACGGAGCAGGAGCTATTTCAGGACTACGTGGCTGATGTGCAGGCCGTGCGCAACGTGGAGGTGCGGGCCCAGGTGGCCGGGTTTCTGGAGGAGATTTTCGTGGACGAGGGGCGGCCGGTGAAAAAGGGCCAGCCCCTGTTCCGCCTCAACGCCAGCGCCCACCAGAACCGGCTGAGCCAGGCCCAGGCGGCGCTGGCCGGCGCCCAGGCGCAAGCCAGCGCCGCGCGGCTGGAGCGCGAGCGGGTGCGCCTGCTGGTGCAGGAAAACATCATTGCGAAAACCGAATTGGCCCTGACCAACAGCAAGGTGAAAGACGCCGAGGCCCGCGTGGCCGAGGCCCGGGCCGGCGCGGCCGCCGCCCGCCTCAGCCTGGGCTACACGCTGGTGCGGGCGCCGTTCGATGGCATCATCGACCGGATTCCGCTCAAGCGGGGCAGCGTGGTGGAGGAGGGCACGCTGCTCACCACGGTTTCGGATTTGCACGAGGTGTACGCTTATTTCAACGTGGGCGAGGGCGAGTACTTGCAATACGTGAAGGCTCGGGAGCGCCACCCCGACCGCCACTCCGACTCAGTGCGCCTCACGCTGGCCGACGGCTCGGCCTACCCGCTAGCGGGCCGCATCGAAACCACCGAGAGCGAGTTCAACCCCAACACGGGCTCGCTGGCGTTCCGGGCGCGCTTTGCCAACCCGCAGCGCATGCTCAAACACGGCGCTTCGGGCCGCGTGCGGCTGACGACCACGCTGCCGGCGGCGCTGCTGTTGCCGCAGAAGTCGGTGTTCGAGATTCAGGACAAAAACTACGTGTACGTGGTGGACGGGCAGGGCATGGTGCACATGCGCAACTTTCAGCCCCAGGCCCGCACCGGCGATTTCTACGTGGTGAAGCAGGGCCTGAAGCCCGGCGAGCGGGTGGTGTATGAGGGCGCGGCCAGCCTGAAGGACGGGCAGCGCATCAGCCCCCGCCCGGTAACGCTGGATTCGCTGCTGGCGGCGCGGTAG